The following are encoded in a window of Mycobacterium vicinigordonae genomic DNA:
- a CDS encoding CoA transferase, translating to MRSQRANAEWTGAWAKSGLAYLTGPPDGAPDFSRACVLERAQRIAPDAATLLTGRAGLLGLTRGGRVSAGGATRLLECRDGWCAITLSRPDDVAALSALLCDDDVPDDPWPVLRRWAERLPMAEIVERAELLDIPAAALGEATAAAPVRRRISAPAPARPAAGLLVADLSSLWAGPLSGYLLARAGATVIKVESPRRPDGTRAGEHAFFDWINAGKLSCCLDFDRQADELRELLTLADIVIESSRPDGLLRRHLGPDDLRSRAGRIWVRIRGHDSRRPAFGDDAAVAGGLVGRGPVFCGDAIADPLTGLEVFRSVTESLSRGGGELIEVCMAAVAATYAALPTGPAVLELPAPAPSAPPVVGKAAALGADNDAVRNLVAKRRCPC from the coding sequence GTGAGGTCGCAGCGCGCCAACGCGGAATGGACCGGGGCGTGGGCGAAAAGCGGGTTGGCCTACCTGACGGGGCCGCCCGACGGTGCCCCCGATTTCTCTCGTGCATGCGTGCTCGAACGGGCCCAGCGGATCGCCCCTGATGCGGCCACCCTGCTCACCGGCCGGGCCGGGCTGCTGGGGCTGACCCGCGGCGGCCGGGTATCGGCCGGTGGCGCCACCCGGCTGCTCGAGTGCCGCGATGGCTGGTGCGCGATCACCCTCTCACGCCCCGATGATGTGGCTGCGCTCTCGGCGCTGCTATGCGACGACGACGTTCCCGACGATCCGTGGCCGGTCCTACGGCGCTGGGCGGAACGGCTCCCGATGGCCGAGATCGTCGAGCGCGCCGAACTACTCGACATCCCCGCGGCCGCCCTGGGCGAGGCCACCGCGGCAGCACCGGTGCGACGCCGGATCAGCGCACCAGCGCCGGCGCGCCCGGCGGCCGGTTTGTTGGTGGCCGACCTGTCCTCGTTGTGGGCCGGTCCGCTGAGCGGGTACCTGCTGGCCCGGGCAGGCGCGACCGTCATCAAGGTGGAAAGCCCGCGCCGGCCCGACGGCACCCGCGCCGGCGAGCACGCCTTCTTTGACTGGATCAACGCGGGCAAACTGTCCTGCTGCCTGGATTTCGACCGACAGGCCGACGAGCTGCGCGAGCTGCTGACGCTCGCCGACATCGTGATCGAGAGTTCGCGCCCCGACGGGTTGCTGCGACGCCACCTGGGGCCCGACGATCTGCGCTCGCGGGCGGGCCGGATCTGGGTGCGCATCCGCGGCCACGATTCCCGACGGCCGGCCTTCGGGGACGACGCGGCCGTGGCCGGTGGTCTGGTTGGTCGTGGTCCGGTGTTCTGCGGCGACGCGATCGCCGACCCGTTGACCGGACTCGAGGTATTCCGCTCGGTGACCGAATCGCTGTCGCGTGGTGGCGGTGAGCTGATCGAGGTCTGCATGGCTGCCGTCGCGGCGACGTATGCCGCGCTACCCACCGGGCCGGCGGTGCTAGAGCTGCCGGCGCCCGCGCCGTCCGCCCCGCCCGTCGTCGGCAAGGCCGCCGCCCTCGGTGCCGATAACGATGCGGTGCGGAACCTGGTCGCGAAAAGGCGTTGTCCATGTTGA
- a CDS encoding amidohydrolase family protein, whose product MLIQRATLLDGSDVDIRVGARVEEVGRGLSPRRGEGVLDAGGGTVLPGLHDHHVHLRSAAAALDSLSVGPPAVHTKEQLAHALSTAVPGPDGWIRAVGYHESVAGELNRATLDAVLANIPVRIQHRSGVLWMLNSAALGRVGLAAHPDGRLRSADPWSQVLQQRETDLAELSRRITATGVTGVTDATPDVDAAELISLMMAHRSGEFRPGIRLLSPGKRILHDDGLDLDALAQWIGERHALGQPVAVHCVTAAQLVVTIAALRMAGSHPFDRIEHAAVVPDDTIADLADLGVTVVTQPNFVAERGDQYLTDVPAHEHDQLWRVASLVDAKIPVAFSTDMPFGNGDPWTAMRAAVSRATRSGAVLNAGECVSGRTALTMFLGWPDRPDRPRTVEIGEPGDLCVLAEPPAVVLSELDATLVAATLIRGEIVYFAM is encoded by the coding sequence ATGTTGATCCAGCGGGCCACATTGCTGGACGGGTCCGATGTCGATATCCGGGTCGGCGCGCGAGTCGAGGAGGTAGGGCGGGGCCTATCACCACGGCGCGGGGAAGGTGTACTGGACGCTGGCGGGGGAACGGTGCTGCCCGGGCTGCACGACCACCACGTGCACCTGCGTTCGGCGGCCGCGGCGCTGGATTCACTGTCGGTCGGCCCGCCGGCGGTACACACCAAAGAACAGTTGGCGCACGCATTGTCGACGGCCGTGCCAGGCCCGGACGGCTGGATCCGCGCCGTCGGTTACCACGAGTCGGTCGCCGGAGAGCTAAACCGGGCCACCCTGGACGCCGTGTTGGCCAACATTCCAGTGCGCATTCAGCACCGCAGCGGGGTGCTGTGGATGCTCAATTCCGCCGCGCTGGGGCGGGTCGGGCTTGCCGCGCATCCCGATGGCCGCCTGCGCAGCGCCGACCCGTGGTCGCAGGTGCTGCAGCAGCGCGAAACTGATCTGGCCGAGCTGAGTCGGCGCATCACCGCAACAGGCGTCACCGGTGTCACCGACGCCACTCCGGATGTTGATGCCGCAGAACTGATCTCGCTGATGATGGCGCACCGCAGCGGAGAGTTCCGGCCTGGCATCCGGCTATTGTCGCCCGGTAAGCGGATCCTGCATGACGATGGTCTGGATCTGGATGCGCTGGCGCAGTGGATCGGTGAGCGGCACGCGCTGGGCCAGCCGGTCGCCGTGCACTGCGTGACAGCGGCCCAACTCGTCGTGACCATCGCGGCGTTGCGCATGGCCGGCAGCCACCCATTCGATCGGATCGAACACGCCGCCGTCGTCCCCGACGACACCATCGCGGATTTGGCCGATTTGGGTGTCACCGTGGTGACACAGCCCAATTTCGTTGCCGAGCGCGGTGATCAGTACCTGACGGACGTCCCCGCGCATGAGCATGATCAGTTGTGGCGGGTCGCGTCGCTGGTGGATGCGAAGATCCCGGTTGCGTTCTCGACGGACATGCCATTCGGGAACGGCGACCCATGGACGGCGATGCGGGCGGCCGTTTCGCGAGCCACGCGCAGCGGCGCTGTCCTGAACGCGGGCGAATGTGTGTCGGGGCGAACGGCTTTGACGATGTTTTTGGGCTGGCCAGATCGGCCGGACCGGCCGCGCACGGTCGAGATCGGGGAGCCAGGCGATCTGTGCGTGCTCGCCGAACCGCCCGCCGTAGTGCTGTCCGAGTTGGATGCCACACTGGTGGCGGCTACCCTGATCAGGGGTGAAATCGTCTATTTCGCAATGTGA
- a CDS encoding crotonase/enoyl-CoA hydratase family protein produces the protein MSDEAAESEVLVEQRDRILVITINRPKAKNAVNSAVSHGLADAMDRLDGDAGLSVAILTGAGGSFCAGMDLKAFARGELPIVKGRGMGFTERPPEKPLIAAVEGYALAGGTELALATDLIVAAKDSAFGIPEVKRGLVAGGGGLLRLPERIPYAIAMELALTGDNLSAERAHELGLVNVLAEPGGALDAALALAEKIAANGPLAVAASKKIIVESRGWSRDSMFAEQTKILGPVFASNDAKEGAIAFAEKRPAKWTGT, from the coding sequence GTGAGCGACGAAGCTGCTGAATCCGAAGTCCTGGTCGAACAGCGCGACCGGATCCTGGTCATTACCATCAACCGCCCCAAAGCCAAGAATGCCGTTAATTCCGCGGTGTCCCACGGGCTGGCCGACGCCATGGACCGGCTCGACGGCGATGCCGGACTGTCGGTGGCCATCCTGACCGGTGCGGGTGGTTCGTTTTGCGCGGGCATGGACCTCAAGGCCTTCGCCCGCGGCGAGCTACCCATCGTCAAAGGCCGTGGCATGGGGTTCACCGAGCGCCCGCCGGAGAAGCCGCTGATTGCCGCGGTAGAGGGCTATGCGCTGGCTGGTGGCACCGAGCTCGCGTTGGCCACGGATTTGATTGTGGCGGCAAAGGATTCGGCGTTCGGGATCCCGGAGGTCAAGCGCGGCCTGGTGGCCGGCGGCGGGGGATTGCTGCGGCTGCCCGAGCGTATCCCGTACGCGATTGCCATGGAGTTGGCGCTGACCGGTGACAACCTATCCGCCGAGCGCGCGCATGAGCTGGGTCTGGTGAACGTGCTGGCCGAGCCGGGCGGAGCGCTGGACGCCGCGCTCGCGCTGGCCGAGAAGATCGCTGCCAACGGCCCTCTCGCGGTGGCGGCGAGCAAGAAGATCATCGTGGAGTCTCGCGGTTGGAGCCGCGACTCTATGTTCGCCGAGCAGACCAAGATCCTGGGTCCGGTCTTCGCCTCCAACGACGCCAAGGAGGGTGCGATCGCGTTCGCGGAGAAGCGCCCCGCGAAATGGACCGGCACCTAA
- a CDS encoding WS/DGAT/MGAT family O-acyltransferase, translating into MKRLTGWDAVLLYSETPNVHMHTIKVAVIELDAGSRNFTIDAFRQVIAGRMDKLVPLGYQLIDVPYKFHHPMWRENCEVDFEYHVRPWRLPAPGGRRELDAAIGEIAGTPLDRAHPLWEMYFVEGLANDRIAVVLKIHHALADGVASANLMAHGMDLMPTPQSDSYQPDPAPTKRELMSTAFVDHLRHIRRIPGTVAYTAQGIRRVRRSSRKLSPELTRPVDPPPSFMNHLLTPERRFATATLALADVKETSKKLGVTINDMVLAISSGALRSLLLRYDGKAEPLLASVPVAYDFSPERISGNHFSGMMVAIPTDVDDPLRRVQAAHDNAVSAKESHQLLGPELISRWAAYWPPTATQAMFRWLSSRDGQNKVLNLNISNVPGPRERGRVGGALVTEIYSVGPLTAGSGLNITVWSYVDQLNISVLADGATLDDPHEVTAAMITDFVEIRRAAGLSEELTVVAEAMPQA; encoded by the coding sequence GTGAAACGGCTCACCGGCTGGGATGCGGTGTTGCTGTACAGCGAAACGCCGAACGTGCACATGCACACCATCAAGGTCGCCGTCATCGAACTCGACGCGGGCAGTCGCAACTTCACCATCGACGCATTCCGCCAGGTCATTGCGGGCCGGATGGACAAGCTGGTCCCGCTCGGCTACCAGCTGATCGACGTGCCGTACAAGTTCCACCACCCCATGTGGCGAGAGAACTGCGAGGTCGACTTCGAGTACCACGTGCGGCCGTGGCGGTTGCCGGCGCCGGGTGGGCGCCGCGAACTCGACGCGGCGATCGGGGAGATCGCCGGCACTCCGCTGGATCGTGCCCACCCGCTATGGGAGATGTATTTCGTCGAGGGTCTGGCCAACGACCGGATCGCGGTGGTGCTCAAGATCCATCACGCTCTGGCTGACGGCGTTGCGTCGGCGAATCTGATGGCCCACGGCATGGATCTGATGCCGACGCCGCAGTCCGACTCGTACCAACCCGATCCAGCGCCTACCAAACGGGAGCTGATGAGCACGGCATTTGTCGACCATTTGCGGCACATCAGGCGCATCCCGGGAACCGTCGCCTACACCGCGCAGGGTATCCGCCGGGTGCGACGCAGCTCGCGCAAGCTGTCGCCGGAACTCACCCGGCCGGTCGACCCGCCGCCGTCGTTCATGAACCACTTGCTGACCCCGGAACGCAGGTTCGCCACCGCGACGCTGGCGCTGGCCGATGTGAAGGAGACGAGCAAGAAGCTCGGGGTGACGATCAACGACATGGTCCTAGCGATCTCCAGCGGCGCACTGCGTAGCTTGCTGTTGCGTTACGACGGCAAGGCTGAGCCGCTGCTGGCGTCGGTGCCGGTGGCGTACGACTTCTCCCCGGAACGGATCTCCGGCAATCACTTCAGCGGGATGATGGTCGCGATTCCGACCGATGTCGACGACCCGCTGCGCCGGGTGCAGGCCGCGCACGACAACGCGGTCTCGGCCAAGGAGAGCCACCAGTTGCTGGGGCCGGAACTGATCAGCCGCTGGGCGGCGTACTGGCCGCCGACTGCTACCCAGGCCATGTTCCGGTGGCTGTCGAGCCGGGATGGGCAGAACAAGGTGCTCAACCTGAACATCTCCAATGTTCCGGGTCCCCGCGAGCGTGGACGGGTGGGGGGCGCGCTGGTCACCGAGATTTATTCGGTTGGGCCGCTGACCGCGGGCAGTGGTTTGAACATCACCGTGTGGAGTTACGTCGATCAGCTCAACATCTCGGTGCTGGCCGATGGTGCGACGCTCGACGACCCGCACGAGGTTACCGCGGCGATGATCACGGATTTTGTCGAGATACGCAGGGCGGCAGGGCTTTCCGAGGAGCTGACGGTGGTCGCCGAGGCGATGCCCCAAGCTTGA
- a CDS encoding PGRS repeat-containing protein has product MVQTLSASANSYALAEAAAASPLQPLLDVINWPTNTLFGRPLIGDGANGADGTGAAGKPGGYLYGNGGKGGSGAAGQAGGAGGSAGLIGNGGAGGIGGNSANGSAGAGGAGGNGGWLWGNGGAGGAGGASTGSGYGGIGGLGGSARLIGSGGAGGGGGSSVSGAGAAGGDGGSSGLLWGNGGGGGGGGTGAAGGSGGDGGTGWLLGTAGSGGQGGDATGVGAAGAGGDGGNGLFLGNAGAGGNGGNATGAGAGGAGGVGGNAWLLGNGGHGGAGGTSVAANAGAGGDGGAAWLIGMGGAGGAGGNSMSGFGGAGGAGGTAGVLLGSGGAGGAGGNSFGGNGNGGAGGSGGTAWLLGNGGNGGSGGSSVGGYGGAGGTAANAGFLFGLGGSGGDGGSTTFATGAAGSGGTAGSAWLIGHGGHGGSGGSATGGGVTGNGANGGNGGLLYGNGGYGGSGGAGVSGIGDGIGGGGGNAYLLGNGGNGGNGVIGGTAGRAGLLIGNGGDGGTGHPGANGGLLFGNGGNGGDGGVELPSNGGDGGRAWLLGNGGHGGTGSNGVATIADGNGWYGGNGGDAGLLFGFGGHGGAGGSGLGSGDGGGGGVGGDAGWIWGHGGAGGSGGNGGATGGGGGAGGTGGRAVLLGSGGAGGHGGHGGQAGSSSAAGAGGRGGNAGASGFIYGNGAAGGTGGDGGIGALGKAGGAGGAGGLGASTLLLGNGGAGGAGGAGGTGGNAAGAGAVGGHGGAAGNSGFIFGSGGQGGAGGAGGENLNTNVGGPGGGGGTGGNATFIGNGGSGGAGGAGGKGSPDGAGGTGGGGGRGGIFGQPGATGPTG; this is encoded by the coding sequence ATAGTCCAGACACTGTCGGCGAGCGCAAACTCCTATGCCCTCGCCGAAGCCGCGGCCGCCTCCCCCCTGCAGCCGTTGCTCGACGTGATCAACTGGCCTACCAATACTCTGTTCGGCCGCCCCCTCATCGGCGATGGCGCCAATGGTGCCGACGGGACCGGTGCAGCCGGCAAACCCGGCGGTTACCTGTATGGAAACGGCGGCAAGGGCGGCTCCGGCGCGGCCGGCCAGGCCGGTGGGGCCGGCGGCTCGGCCGGACTGATCGGCAACGGCGGGGCAGGCGGCATCGGGGGAAACTCCGCGAACGGCTCCGCGGGCGCCGGTGGCGCCGGTGGCAACGGCGGATGGCTGTGGGGCAACGGTGGTGCCGGTGGCGCGGGCGGGGCCAGCACGGGCTCTGGCTATGGCGGCATCGGTGGACTTGGCGGTAGCGCCAGGCTGATCGGCAGCGGTGGAGCCGGCGGGGGCGGCGGATCGAGCGTGAGCGGCGCCGGTGCCGCCGGTGGGGACGGCGGAAGTTCCGGGCTGTTGTGGGGAAATGGTGGTGGCGGCGGCGGTGGCGGTACCGGCGCAGCCGGTGGGAGCGGCGGCGACGGCGGTACCGGATGGCTGCTGGGCACCGCCGGTTCCGGCGGTCAGGGCGGTGACGCCACTGGCGTTGGGGCGGCCGGCGCAGGCGGTGACGGCGGCAACGGATTGTTCTTGGGTAACGCGGGAGCTGGCGGCAACGGCGGCAACGCCACCGGTGCCGGGGCCGGTGGCGCCGGCGGGGTCGGCGGAAACGCGTGGCTGCTGGGCAACGGCGGGCACGGCGGGGCCGGCGGCACCAGCGTGGCCGCCAACGCTGGCGCGGGCGGCGACGGCGGCGCGGCCTGGCTGATCGGCATGGGTGGCGCCGGCGGTGCAGGTGGCAACAGCATGAGCGGCTTTGGCGGCGCCGGCGGGGCAGGCGGCACCGCCGGAGTGCTGCTCGGCAGCGGCGGAGCCGGCGGGGCGGGCGGCAACAGCTTCGGCGGCAACGGCAACGGCGGCGCGGGCGGGTCGGGTGGGACCGCCTGGCTGCTCGGCAACGGCGGTAACGGCGGATCCGGCGGCTCCAGCGTGGGTGGCTACGGCGGCGCCGGAGGAACCGCCGCCAATGCAGGATTCCTGTTCGGTTTGGGCGGATCCGGCGGCGATGGCGGTTCTACTACCTTCGCCACCGGCGCCGCCGGTAGCGGCGGCACCGCCGGGAGTGCCTGGCTCATCGGCCACGGCGGCCACGGCGGCAGCGGCGGCAGCGCCACCGGCGGCGGCGTGACCGGCAACGGCGCGAACGGCGGAAACGGCGGGTTGCTCTACGGCAACGGCGGCTACGGCGGCAGCGGCGGAGCCGGCGTCTCGGGCATCGGAGATGGGATTGGCGGCGGCGGCGGTAATGCCTATCTGCTGGGCAATGGTGGGAACGGCGGTAATGGCGTCATCGGCGGCACGGCCGGCCGTGCGGGTCTGCTGATCGGCAACGGCGGAGACGGCGGCACGGGTCACCCCGGGGCCAACGGCGGCTTGCTGTTCGGCAACGGCGGAAACGGCGGCGACGGCGGCGTCGAACTACCGTCCAACGGCGGTGACGGCGGCAGGGCCTGGCTGCTCGGCAACGGCGGCCACGGCGGCACCGGCAGCAATGGCGTCGCGACAATTGCGGACGGAAACGGCTGGTACGGCGGTAATGGCGGCGACGCCGGACTGCTATTCGGCTTTGGCGGCCACGGCGGGGCCGGTGGCAGCGGCCTTGGTTCCGGTGACGGCGGCGGCGGTGGCGTGGGCGGCGACGCGGGCTGGATTTGGGGTCATGGCGGCGCCGGCGGTAGCGGTGGCAACGGCGGTGCTACCGGCGGTGGCGGTGGGGCCGGCGGGACCGGCGGCAGGGCGGTGCTGCTTGGCAGCGGTGGAGCAGGCGGACACGGGGGGCACGGTGGGCAGGCCGGGTCCAGCTCGGCGGCCGGTGCCGGTGGGCGGGGCGGTAATGCCGGTGCCAGCGGATTCATCTATGGCAATGGCGCGGCGGGCGGCACCGGCGGCGACGGCGGCATTGGCGCGCTTGGTAAGGCCGGCGGGGCCGGCGGGGCAGGCGGCCTCGGCGCGTCGACGCTGCTGCTGGGCAATGGCGGCGCCGGTGGCGCCGGCGGAGCGGGCGGTACCGGGGGCAACGCCGCTGGCGCCGGCGCGGTGGGCGGGCACGGCGGTGCGGCCGGCAATAGTGGATTTATCTTCGGCAGCGGTGGCCAAGGCGGGGCCGGGGGCGCCGGCGGTGAGAACCTCAACACCAACGTCGGCGGACCCGGCGGGGGCGGCGGCACCGGCGGCAACGCGACCTTCATTGGCAATGGCGGGAGCGGCGGTGCGGGCGGCGCCGGGGGTAAGGGTTCGCCGGATGGCGCCGGGGGGACCGGCGGCGGCGGTGGCCGCGGCGGGATCTTCGGCCAACCCGGTGCGACAGGACCTACTGGCTGA
- a CDS encoding alpha/beta hydrolase, translating into MTGTADFHPDLRHIARFAPARLASPRTLPLMRALMGLRTRLGRTPKGVEVLTLPSGAGARLYRPLNAAEPGPALLWIHGGGYVLGSAQQDDQLCLGFSRRLGITVASVEYRLAPEHPYPAPLEDCYAVLQWMAALPAVDRDRVAIGGASAGGGLAAALALLARDRGEITPAFQLLVYPMLDDRSAAAPANPNFRLWDPVANRFGWTSYLGSADPAVAVPARRGDLSGLPPAWIGVGTHDLFHDEDIEYARRLTEAGVPCQLQTIPGAFHGFDLVAPKVGISQQFFAMQCDALRPALTNHIAK; encoded by the coding sequence ATGACAGGCACCGCAGACTTCCACCCAGATCTGCGCCATATTGCGCGATTTGCCCCGGCTCGGCTGGCCAGCCCCCGCACGTTGCCGCTAATGCGCGCCCTGATGGGGCTGCGCACCCGGCTGGGCCGGACACCCAAAGGCGTCGAGGTACTGACCCTGCCGTCCGGTGCGGGCGCGCGGCTATACCGCCCCCTCAACGCCGCCGAGCCGGGCCCAGCACTGCTGTGGATCCACGGCGGCGGCTACGTGCTGGGCTCAGCGCAACAGGACGACCAGCTGTGCCTGGGGTTCAGCAGGCGGCTGGGCATCACCGTGGCATCAGTCGAGTACCGGCTAGCCCCCGAGCACCCTTATCCCGCGCCGCTCGAGGACTGCTATGCCGTGCTGCAGTGGATGGCCGCACTCCCCGCGGTGGACCGCGACCGGGTAGCCATCGGCGGGGCCAGTGCAGGCGGCGGCCTGGCGGCAGCGCTGGCGCTGCTGGCCCGCGACCGTGGCGAGATCACGCCCGCCTTTCAGCTGCTGGTCTACCCGATGCTCGACGACCGCAGCGCCGCAGCGCCGGCCAATCCGAATTTCCGGTTGTGGGACCCGGTAGCCAACCGCTTCGGCTGGACCTCGTATCTGGGCAGCGCCGACCCAGCGGTCGCGGTCCCGGCGCGGCGCGGCGATCTGAGCGGGTTGCCGCCGGCCTGGATCGGCGTCGGAACTCACGACCTGTTCCACGACGAGGACATCGAATACGCACGGCGGCTCACCGAAGCCGGCGTACCCTGCCAACTCCAAACAATTCCTGGCGCATTTCACGGCTTCGACCTGGTGGCCCCGAAAGTCGGCATCTCACAACAGTTCTTCGCGATGCAGTGCGATGCCTTGCGGCCCGCTCTGACGAATCACATTGCGAAATAG
- a CDS encoding alpha/beta hydrolase: protein MAATGQSKSCAKWMLRAGPADYLLALSRAGASLPVIGKHLEPLGTVTAMSVWGMRFAPELMSATAKGRLAPGSAEVRRRERESTNDVSVAALRGTVSPEELEQQWPAADRRPPFWEALRRSKYLHRRGVHYGDNPAQTLDVWRRKDLPAEPAPVLIFVPGGAWVHGSTAMQGTALMSRLAEQGWVCLAINYRVSPHNRWPRHITDVKTAIAWARANVDKFGGDRSFVAVAGCSAGGHLAALAGLTDDDPNYQAKLPEGADSSVDAVVGIYGRYCWEDRSTPERERFVQFLERVVVQRSIARNPDVFRAASPIARVHRNAPPFLVIHGSRDNVIPVAQARSFVERLRSVSTSLVNYVELPGAGHGFDMTDGPRAGAMAHATALFLNQVHRTRTQFAKEVI, encoded by the coding sequence ATGGCGGCGACTGGACAGTCCAAATCCTGCGCCAAGTGGATGTTGCGGGCGGGGCCCGCGGACTACCTGCTGGCACTCAGTCGTGCGGGGGCGTCGCTACCGGTGATCGGAAAGCATCTCGAACCCCTGGGCACCGTCACCGCGATGAGCGTGTGGGGCATGCGCTTCGCACCCGAACTGATGTCCGCCACCGCCAAGGGCCGGCTCGCCCCCGGCAGCGCCGAGGTGCGGCGCCGCGAACGGGAGAGCACTAACGACGTCTCGGTCGCCGCCCTGCGCGGGACCGTCTCGCCCGAGGAACTGGAGCAGCAGTGGCCGGCCGCCGACCGTAGGCCGCCGTTCTGGGAGGCGCTGCGACGCAGCAAGTACCTGCACCGCCGCGGCGTGCACTACGGCGACAACCCCGCCCAGACGCTGGACGTGTGGCGGCGCAAGGATCTGCCTGCCGAACCAGCGCCGGTGCTGATCTTCGTGCCGGGCGGCGCCTGGGTGCACGGCAGTACGGCCATGCAGGGCACCGCCCTGATGTCGCGGCTCGCCGAGCAGGGCTGGGTGTGCCTGGCAATCAACTACCGGGTGTCGCCGCACAACCGCTGGCCCCGCCACATCACCGACGTCAAGACCGCCATCGCCTGGGCGCGCGCCAATGTCGACAAGTTCGGCGGCGACCGCAGTTTCGTCGCGGTCGCGGGATGCTCAGCCGGCGGTCACCTGGCCGCGCTGGCCGGCCTCACCGACGACGACCCGAATTACCAGGCGAAACTGCCCGAGGGCGCCGACAGTTCGGTGGACGCGGTGGTCGGCATCTACGGCCGCTACTGCTGGGAGGACCGCTCCACGCCTGAGCGTGAACGGTTCGTCCAGTTCCTCGAGCGGGTGGTGGTCCAGCGTTCGATCGCCCGCAATCCCGACGTGTTCCGCGCCGCTTCGCCGATTGCGCGCGTGCACCGAAATGCGCCGCCGTTCTTGGTGATTCACGGCAGCAGGGACAACGTGATCCCGGTGGCGCAGGCGCGGAGCTTCGTCGAGCGGCTGCGGTCGGTGTCGACGTCGCTGGTCAACTATGTGGAGCTGCCCGGTGCCGGTCACGGCTTCGATATGACCGACGGCCCCCGGGCCGGCGCGATGGCCCACGCCACCGCCCTGTTCCTCAATCAGGTGCACCGCACCCGGACGCAGTTCGCCAAAGAGGTTATCTGA